The sequence ATACCTGCATCTGTAATTCAACCATATCAGCGATCCACGTTACGCATATTCTTAAGGAGGGCTCAAATGCAAATCGATACAGGAGACACAACATGGGTACTTGTCTCAACAGCGCTGGTGCTGGTGATGACACCCGCGCTCGCTTTTTTCTACGGCGGCATGGTGCGTAAGAAGAACATCCTCTCGACGTTGAACCTGAGTTTCATCATGATCTGCTTGATCAGTATACAGTGGGTGATCTACGGTTACTCGCTGGCTTTTGGCTCCGACGTCGGAGGTCTGGTGGGGGGTCTGGATTTTCTCGGCTTCAATGGTGTTGGGGTTGATCCGGCGGCGATCGCGCCGACCATCCCCCACATGCTTTTTGCCGCCTTTCAGATGATGTTTGCCATCATCACGCCGGCCTTGATCACCGGAGCGTTCGTAGAACGTGTACGTTTTAAGGCTTTCCTCGTGTTTAGCTTGCTATGGGCGACGCTGATTTACGATCCCGTAGCGCACTGGGTTTGGGGGCCGGGTGGCATCCTGGGCGCCGACGGATTGGGCGCGCTGGATTTCGCCGGCGGCACCGTCGTACATATCACGGCCGGTTTCTCGGCGCTCGCTTTCGCATTGGCGATCGGACCACGTAAGGGATTCGGGAACGTCTCGTTCGGCCCGAACAACATCCCCTTCTCGGTGCTTGGCGCCGGGCTGCTGTGGATGGGTTGGTTCGGTTTCAACGGCGGCAGTGCGCTGGCCGCTGACGGATTGGCCGTGAATGCGCTGGTCACCACCAACACCGCAGCCGCCGCGGCGGGTTTTGTGTGGATGCTGCTCAGTTGGATGGACAACAAACCCAGCGTGTTGGGAATCGTCACCGGCGCCGTTGTGGGTCTCGTCGCGGTGACGCCCGGTGCGGGTTTTGTGACCCCTCTGGGAGCGCTGGTCATCGGCGCAGTTGCGGCACCGATCAGTTACTATGCCATCAAATACATCAAGGGCCGTACGCTGGTCGACGAATCCCTGGATGTGTTCGCGTGCCACGGTCTGGGAGGTTTCTGGGGCGCTTTGGCCACCGGATTGTTCGCCACAACGGCTGTGAACGCCGGTGGTGCAAACGGTTTGTTCTACGGCAATCCGAGTCAATTCTTCAGGCAGCTTGGCGCTTCGCTTGTGGTGATCGTGTTCGCCTTCACGGTGACGTACGTAACCGCCAAGGTGCTGGACATCGTGATGGGCATTCGCGTCTCGAGAAACGCGGAGGAAGCCGGGCTCGATATCAGCGAGCACGCAGAGCGCGCATATAGCTAAGGAGAGGATACCCAATGACAAAGAAAATCGAAGCGATCATCCGTGAAGAAAAATTGGATGACGTCAAAGCTGCACTGCAATCGATCGGTATCGTCGGCATGAACGTACTCGAAATCCGCGGTCATGGTCGACAAGGCGGACTTTCGCTGGCCGGACGATCCGGTACCTATAAAGTCGACATGCTGCCGAAGATCCAATTGAACATCGTTCTGAGCGACCATAACCTGGAGAAGACCATCGAGGTCATCCGCGAATCCGCAGTCACGGGTGAACAGGGGGATGGTGTCATCTTCATTTATCCGGTGGATGAGGTAGTCCGTGTGCGGACCGGCGAGCGGGGCAAGGAAGCATTGATGTACGAGGGGGATATCGACACTCGCTAGTGCAAGCTCGCGATGCAGGTGTGCAAGCCCGGCCGGGTGTAAGGTCCCGGCCGGGCTTTTCCTTGCAGCTATCCTTTCGGCGTAATCGTAACGTAGGTTGGAAACGGCATCTCGATTTTTTCCTGCTCGAAAGCTCGTTGGATGGCCATAACCCCCTCGTTTTTCGCCTTCAAGACCCCTGCCTCACCGGTGTCGATCCAGTAATATGCGGTGAAATCGATGGTGAAATCCCCAAAATTGGAGAACACGATTTGCGGAGCCGGTTCCTGCAGGATCCCCGCGACGTTCTCCGTAAGTGTCTCGAGCGCGACGCGAGTGACCTTACTCAGATCGGAATCGGGCGCTACGCCAACAGTGAACTCGATTCGCCGGCGAGGCGCGGCGCTGAAATTGATGATCGGGTTGAGATAAACTTCCGCGTTGGGGATGATTACGTGTCGTCCGTCCCACGTACGCAGGGTGGTGGAGCGCAGCGATATTTCCAACACCGTACCCCCGTAGCTGACGACCTCGATGTTGTCCCCGATTTCGAAGGGTTGTTGGATGAGCAGCAGCAAACCGGCGATGAAATTCTTGGCTACGTCCTGTAACGCAAAGCCGATGGTAATGCCGGCGACTCCCAGCCCGGCGATCAGACTGCTGAAGCGTCCGGGAGCGATTTGCTCCACAGCCAGTACGATCCCGAGCGTGAGTGTGCCCCACTGCGTGAGCATTTCCAGGAGTACAATAAGCTCCTGGTCGAGCTTGCGGCGTTTCATGGCCCGGCGAACGTGTCTTTTCAGGACTCTGGCAATCCAGTAGGCAATAAGCAGGACGAGCAGGGACAAGCCTAGTCGTGGCAGGAAGTCCACGATCTTGTTGATCCATTCATCGAAGCTCAGATTGGACAGATTCATGCAAGACCTCCCCGAAGATCAAGTTCATTCTTCCGATGATAGCACACCTGCACCGATGGTGTCTGTGTTGATGCCCTGCTTCAACGTGGACGAAACGGTCGACGAAGCCATGGGGTCACTCGTCACCCAGACGCTTACAGACATCGAAATCGTGGCCGTGGACGATGGGTCCGGCGATGCGACCGCCGATAAGTTGGCAGATTGGCGCAGGCACGATGCGCGCATACGCGTTGTGACGATTGCGCATGCGGGGATCATCGACGCGCTGAACGAGGGTTTGCGATACTGCCGGGCAGCGTTGATCGCCCGCATGGACGCCGACGATCGATCCCATCCCGCGCGGCTGGAAAAGCAGGCGGCGTATCTGGATGCCCATGCGGATATCGCTGCGGTCGGCTGCCTGGTTGAACACTTCCCTGCCGAGGGGGTGCGTGAGGGGTTTAGAATTTACACAGACTGGCTCAACAGCCTGGTAAGCACGCAGGCGATCGCCAACGCAATTTATATCGAAAGTCCGCTCGCTCATCCGTCGGTCATGATGCGGCGCACCTGGGTCGATCGTGTGAGCGCGTATCAGGATCGCGGCTGGCCGGAAGATTACGACCTGTGGCTGCGTATGCATCTTGATGGTGCGAGGTTTGCCAAGGTGCCGGAACTGCTGCTTTTCTGGCGGGATCATGGTGCAAGACTGACGCGCACGGATTCTCGCTATTCGGTAGAAAATTTTCTACGCGCCAAAGCGCGCTACCTTTGTCAGGGTCCGTTGGCGGGGCGAGATGCGGTGATCGTCTGGGGCGCAGGACAGATGGGCCGGCGTTTGTCCAAGCATCTGCTCGCCGAAGGGGCGGCGCTGCAGGCATTCGTGGACATCGATCCGCGCAAAATTGGACGCAAACGACGGAATCGGCCGATCATTCCACCTGAGGAACTGCCGGCTTGCCTGGCGCGATACGAGAATCCCGTCGTCCTGGCAGCGGTAGGCTCACGCGGCGCACGCGCTTTGATTCGCGAGCGGTTGGTCCAGATGGGCCTGGAAGAAGGCGTGAGTTGGTGGGCCGTAGCCTGATCATCGTTGGATAACTTCGTTCTGGAAGTTGGGATAAACAAACCGCTTTTAGCTACCCGGGTCGGTGGACGTGTTTTCCGAAGTGTGTCGGGAAGTGTGGAAAGCTAGTTGCGCTTGGTTATCGCTTTGCGGATTCTGGCATACGCATGCGCTGCTGGTTTCGCGCTCATGACCAGGATCGCCGTCATCAGAACGGCGGAGGCCAAACACCAGGCGCACGAAGCGCCGATTACGAAGGGCTCCAGGAATGTAAGGTAGATGGAGAACAAGGTACCGAACATGGCCATGGTGAAGATGGCCATGAGCCCGTAATCGGATATGCGATCTGAGAAAATGCGCGTCATTGCCCACGCGATCAGGATGGCGATGTAACCAATGATGCCCATCATGCCGATGGGAATGATGCCGAGGAATACCGCATAGGAGCTGTTTTGTACGGTGTTGCAGTCTCCGACCGGCCCGCAGACGGCCTCCGTCCCGCTGCTTTCCACGTAGAACAGGTATCCGGCGACGGCGATTCCTGCGATCAACAGCGGAAGGATCGCCCAATGCAGGGGAACCGGGCTGCGTTGGATGTGCGGATTGCGCAGACTGGTGAAGACGAAGCCGAGGCTGACGAGCATGCCCAGCAGGACGACGACGGAAATGCTGTTGGCCAATGGATCTTGTTTGAATCGCTCGATTACGGAGCTTCCCGTTTCGATGTCGATCGCGGCGGCCTCTTCGGGGTTTTCTGCCCCCGCAGCGGCCGGTGTTGCTTCAGCCAAAACCGTCGTTTCGAATGCCAATCCGGAAAGAATCTGATCGATCCCCGGTAATGCAGGCCAATCGATTCCGCCATTTTCCAATCCGTTTGCGATCAATCCGGGGAGTTGAGCGGGAATGTCACCGCTGCCCACCAGGCGCAGATCGTCGATGAACATCGTCGGGACGTACCCCTCAGTTTCCGGGAGGTCGAACGCATCGAGGGCGGCGGTAAAGAATTCGCTGCCTTCCTGGGTTGCGACATCCACGTACAACACCGAAAGTTGTTCGCCCAGAAACGCAACAAACGGCGGTTCCGCTGCTTCCTCTTCCGTGGCCGCTGCAGATCGATAGATGTCGATCGAGCCCCCGTAGGTTTGCCACAGCGGAGGCAAAGTCTCCGAGATCACCAGATGACAGTGTGGACACGTGGGACTGTAAAACAGGACCGCCTTTACGTTGGCATCTTTTTGTGCGCTTGCCGTCATGGGCAGCAGTAGAGCAAACAGGACGCTGAGGAGAAGGTTCAGACTTACGATCGCGCGTTTCATGAAGGCTCCTGAACGAGAAAACATCCAAATGTTGGCGTGAAATGAGTCCCCAAATTATACCTCCTGGCGTTGTTGCCACAATGCCCAAAGATGGTCCAGGCTGTTTTTTAAGCGGCCAGCCAATGCATCATCACCTTGTGTTGTTACGTCGTCTTCGTCATCCATGATGGTATAGGGCACTTTGAAACGCCTGACCAGAAGGAAATCCGGATCGCTCGCACTGAACGAATGCCAATCGTCGTAGCGATAGAGTGCTTCCATTTTATCGTCCCCGAGGCTGTGTTCGAGGATGCTGTCCAATCGATCGACGTTCCCTCTGCGTTGGTTCTTCCTCTTCGACTCCTCGTACGAAACCTGGATGTACAAACACGCGGCTTGTTTCAGGACCTGGTCACTCAGGTGCTGGTATGCGGCTTGATAGCCGCCAATCGACGTTCCACGGGAAAACTCGATGATACAGGTGTGCGCCTCCTGCTCGTCTCGAATCCACTTCTGGTAGTCGAGATCAAGCCGGCGGATCAGCAGGTTCCACAAATCGTCGTGAATGAAATAGCCCTCGGGTGTCGTGTGCAGGCGCGGGCGGTGAAAAATGTGGGAGAGGAGGTCGTCTTCTTCGAACCAGGCCCACAACATGGGGAAATCGTCGAGTATGTGCATCGGTCCGACGTGAAAGCGGGCGATCCGGTCGTCGAGGGTTTGATGTTGGAGGTAGTTGATGATTTCGCTTTTCCCGGCCGCAGGCCGGGCGTTCAAGATCAAGATGGGGAAAAAGTCGGGCATCGATTTAGCCTTTTACGTTCAGAGGCTGCGATGTCAGCGTTATGACGACTCGTTCATGCGGTAATGTTCCTGCAAACTGCAAACGTTCAGCGACCGTGCTCGCAGGGCCTGGATGCCGTTGACCGCCGCCTGCGCCGCGCTGAGGGTGGTCGTGTTGGGAACGCCAAATCGAACGGCGGCCATGCGCAGCCTGGAACCGTCGCTGTAGGCTTCTGAACCCAGCGGGGTGTTGATGACCAGATCGATTTCGCCGCTGCTGATGAGATCCACAACGTGCGGGCTGCCTTCGCTGACCTTGTTGATCCTTTCGACTTCCAGGCCGGCGCGCGAACAAAACGCCGCCGTGCCTTGTGTGGCGACGAGCTTGAAGCCGAGTCGCGAGAGATCGCGGG comes from Anaerolineales bacterium and encodes:
- a CDS encoding ammonium transporter, producing the protein MQIDTGDTTWVLVSTALVLVMTPALAFFYGGMVRKKNILSTLNLSFIMICLISIQWVIYGYSLAFGSDVGGLVGGLDFLGFNGVGVDPAAIAPTIPHMLFAAFQMMFAIITPALITGAFVERVRFKAFLVFSLLWATLIYDPVAHWVWGPGGILGADGLGALDFAGGTVVHITAGFSALAFALAIGPRKGFGNVSFGPNNIPFSVLGAGLLWMGWFGFNGGSALAADGLAVNALVTTNTAAAAAGFVWMLLSWMDNKPSVLGIVTGAVVGLVAVTPGAGFVTPLGALVIGAVAAPISYYAIKYIKGRTLVDESLDVFACHGLGGFWGALATGLFATTAVNAGGANGLFYGNPSQFFRQLGASLVVIVFAFTVTYVTAKVLDIVMGIRVSRNAEEAGLDISEHAERAYS
- a CDS encoding P-II family nitrogen regulator codes for the protein MTKKIEAIIREEKLDDVKAALQSIGIVGMNVLEIRGHGRQGGLSLAGRSGTYKVDMLPKIQLNIVLSDHNLEKTIEVIRESAVTGEQGDGVIFIYPVDEVVRVRTGERGKEALMYEGDIDTR
- a CDS encoding mechanosensitive ion channel family protein codes for the protein MNLSNLSFDEWINKIVDFLPRLGLSLLVLLIAYWIARVLKRHVRRAMKRRKLDQELIVLLEMLTQWGTLTLGIVLAVEQIAPGRFSSLIAGLGVAGITIGFALQDVAKNFIAGLLLLIQQPFEIGDNIEVVSYGGTVLEISLRSTTLRTWDGRHVIIPNAEVYLNPIINFSAAPRRRIEFTVGVAPDSDLSKVTRVALETLTENVAGILQEPAPQIVFSNFGDFTIDFTAYYWIDTGEAGVLKAKNEGVMAIQRAFEQEKIEMPFPTYVTITPKG
- a CDS encoding glycosyltransferase; its protein translation is MQDLPEDQVHSSDDSTPAPMVSVLMPCFNVDETVDEAMGSLVTQTLTDIEIVAVDDGSGDATADKLADWRRHDARIRVVTIAHAGIIDALNEGLRYCRAALIARMDADDRSHPARLEKQAAYLDAHADIAAVGCLVEHFPAEGVREGFRIYTDWLNSLVSTQAIANAIYIESPLAHPSVMMRRTWVDRVSAYQDRGWPEDYDLWLRMHLDGARFAKVPELLLFWRDHGARLTRTDSRYSVENFLRAKARYLCQGPLAGRDAVIVWGAGQMGRRLSKHLLAEGAALQAFVDIDPRKIGRKRRNRPIIPPEELPACLARYENPVVLAAVGSRGARALIRERLVQMGLEEGVSWWAVA
- a CDS encoding vitamin K epoxide reductase family protein; translated protein: MKRAIVSLNLLLSVLFALLLPMTASAQKDANVKAVLFYSPTCPHCHLVISETLPPLWQTYGGSIDIYRSAAATEEEAAEPPFVAFLGEQLSVLYVDVATQEGSEFFTAALDAFDLPETEGYVPTMFIDDLRLVGSGDIPAQLPGLIANGLENGGIDWPALPGIDQILSGLAFETTVLAEATPAAAGAENPEEAAAIDIETGSSVIERFKQDPLANSISVVVLLGMLVSLGFVFTSLRNPHIQRSPVPLHWAILPLLIAGIAVAGYLFYVESSGTEAVCGPVGDCNTVQNSSYAVFLGIIPIGMMGIIGYIAILIAWAMTRIFSDRISDYGLMAIFTMAMFGTLFSIYLTFLEPFVIGASCAWCLASAVLMTAILVMSAKPAAHAYARIRKAITKRN